The Mangifera indica cultivar Alphonso chromosome 12, CATAS_Mindica_2.1, whole genome shotgun sequence DNA window TGCCACTGAAACATCAGCAAGCTTCCTCCTGCTAAAAAGCGACCTGCAGACCTTCTGTTGTTTTGGGGCATTTGGTGCTTCAATATCATCTTCCATTGCAACTGGTTCCTCAAAATCAATAGAGGAGCGAAACACTTTTGTCTTTGTTGGTGTACTATATGCGAAATGAGATTGCTTTGCAATCAGAGTCTGTAAATCACGaccaaaatgaatcaaaatcaGAACCAGTTACACATCGAAAccccaaacaaaaaaataaaacatttatataaagaCACTTACAGCTTCTCTTATGGCTTTAGATACATGAAAAAGCTGCTTCAAATCTTCATGGTTGACGCCGCAAACAATCCTAATCTGAagaatcaaaaacaaaaactctGATTAACGATCATAAAAAGACGCTAGATATAGCttaactttaatattaaacttaaagCATGCTCCTTTTCTACTCACCAGGATATCTTGAGGCAAGGCTTCAAGAGAAGATCTCTCATTCAACTCCAAATCAATCATTCTCTGACTGCATTGCCTCTTCAATGGAGTCTTGATTTCCGATTCAGGAGACGACAAACTTTCAGCAACACTTGTTATCAAAACCCTCTTCGTCCCCAAACCGCGCGTGGATTTCACAagccctaaccctaaaccctctTCACCAGGTTTCAGAATCAGAGCAGCACCTCGCTTCTTCTTCAATGAACTGCATTTTCTTCCCAGcgccattttcttcttcaatgcaAAAGACTCTCTGTACTTCAAACTGGAAATccaaataattattgaaattaaaatactaaaaagagAGATGAACAAATCTTTTTAATGGATTCCGAAGCCTAAATTTCAGGTAACTGTTAATCTTTTCAGTTGTGGTTAAAATGGAAACAAGAACCCGCTTGCTTCTTAATGTCAAGCAATCTCTATTTTATACaaagaaagagtttttttttttttttaaataaaatgctgtaaaagataattaaataattaaaaaatattactagaAATTTCCATGAAAAAATCTAGCACCCactaatttaaagtttttatctaTTGGCGGTTAACTTTAGAGGGGGGGCAAAAAACTAGCCGTTTGTAAAGACACGTGTCGAAAACTGATGGGAGGAGGAAACAACGAGTTAGCTGCAAGCTGGTGACGTGGCAATATGGTCGGTCAAGTCGGTCTTGTTCGACTCCTATTTGAACACGTCTTCTTTGGATTTGCGCGTGGCGGAATTAACCTAAAATGAAAAGACTGTGACTTTAACACGTCAATGACGCTTTCGATTCCGAAACGTGTCGGTGTTACATCATACATAAAGAGAAGCCGTGATAAGGTGAGGTGTAAAATGAGGGCCGGCGAATGGATTGGTTGACCAAAGATTCTAAAGAGACGGCTGAAAGGCTGTATGTGAATTGGCTGTTTGCtggatattttaataaaaaacacgCAAACAGATCggcaaaaataaatttctttttttaaaactttcaaaggTATAGTTGAACCAAGTTGGAAGATTAGCTTCTCAAGCAAGGAATGGTCGTAAAATTGTAgtaatgaataattaataaatattaaaagaataagataattgaatgttaaaatcaataattctTTGGTTCTATACATCACTTGGTTGGTGGGTCgttcaaaatcaaaacatgATTATGATAGTATTTTGAATCAGGTCCTTTAGAAGGAAAGGATTTCTAAAAATAGTCCATGATGTAGATTTGTTAGTAGGCTAACACAATCTACTGAGTGGAGTGATTGACAAATTTGGAGGCATGTTATGTTTAATCCCCAATTTATGGACAGTCCAGTCCCCACGTGGAGTTGAAATGCAAAGGGGACATTGTGTTGTCAGCAAacatgtaaagaaaaaatagaaaccaCTTTCTCTGGATTAGGATGCCGAATCCTATGATAAAGATAAACAAATGAGTAAGccaaatgtttttattttacctaACTGAGtcatatatattagtttatatattgtataatatcggAGATGCAACGTGCCCGTATCCACTCTTCTCACCTAATGTCATAGTCTATGAGTTGACTTGGCTTCGATTACCATCCGTTTGTAATTTTGTCCACGATGACCTTTTTCATTCAGATTTTGTCCTTGGTCTCccaatgaaaagaaattagaaaaggtgttttgtattttttctaaaaataaaattagtgtTAAGCAAATAAAACCTCCTGTAgatctaaaatgataatttgaatgataaaaaaaataaatctaaaaagataatttgattaataaaagagaaatattttatatataaaagatcatgaatttaaatttttcaaacgaTATATCAGGATTAAACTCTAAACTTACCTAATTCTATTAgattcatattttgttttatttggtaAGATTGATTCAACCCAAAAAGGgttaccaaaataataataataacaaaagcaatgttatacgtatctatttttgatacacaattcatatacacaatgatatgtcatcatacaattaggtgattttaaaacatgtgtcaccatatgataaagaaatatctaatcacatgataacatctcatctgtgtatataaattgtgtatcaaaaataggtacacatagttttattgtaataacaAAGGCCATTGTATGCATTTATTGAATGATTCTaaatttaagatatgaaaaGTTGAAAACCAGAAGGTCCAAAGTGTTTCggatttttccaatttttttcattttaaattatgtgtcattGCATTAACGCAACTCTTAATTGAAACATCAAAACCACAAAACAAATTATCAACTATTATCGGAATTTTGGGAAAGTGATTTGAAAAGTGTAGTGGTATTAATcagttaacattttattattagatttttgaaaaaggGTTTAATGGATTGAATTTgggtttaaaataaaaaggattgagttttgattttcatatttaacCCTATACATCCTACTCACTCACGataagtattaaaatttaaaaaccccAGCATGCAACTATGACTCCGAAGTATTCTATTCTGACAAGTAACATCTGAATGAAAAGTTTACCACGCAACTGAACGTGCAGCTTATAATTTTTCACAAGAGACAACCTTTCTACACACTACTAAACTCCATTTCTAACTAACACTGAACTTGACATTTGACCAAGTTGAGCTcctgaaaattttgaagtttttgaGACAGAGAAGACTGGTGAGGCATGTTAAGGTTAATCTGATTATAAcgaaaattactaatttaaatttcaatggACAATTTCCTAGACAAGATCTAAGCTTGCCTAATAATCTGATTTACATGTAGGCACAGAGTGCTAAAAGCTCTGCTCGATGGACCGCCGATGTTGCAAAACTGTAGCGACGTAAAACAGCAAGCAAGCCATGCAGTCTCAAAGCTaagacaataataaatatcagACAGAAAGTTTCTACTTAGCTGCATGCCATGCTTGATTCAAGGATCCTGGTGGAGGTTTTCATGTTCAGTTTGGTTACTAAAGTCACCACTGACGACTCCATCAGCATTTTCAATTGTTGAGGTATATGAGAAACTCCATACAGAAGCACAATTATTATCACCTACATCAGACGGAGCAAAAATGTTTATGGAAAACATGCATATGCATAAATAAGCAATCGTTCAGAAAGAGAGCATAAAAGAGACATTGGAATAAGATTGAATCTATGTAGTTTCCATCACATGTTGGAAAAGAACATAAATTATGTCATCACAATAGCAGGCAGAAACAAGATTACAGAAATGTCAGCGTAGAACAAAAAGGGAGCCATAAGAACACAACAAGAGCATAATAAACAAGACTGGTATGAAAATGAAAGACAGTAATGATAAAACAAATCTCCGAATGCAGAGAATAGTTAGTAGTAACATGGTTACTGGAAATACCACTCAAATGGAAGTCCTCATTGCCTTCATCAGGAAGTTCAAATCTTCGATGTCCCGATGATGAGGCAGCCATGGGCAAAAACGGATGAAAAGAGAAACCATTAACAGTGTCTGCGAGTTGTTCAGAATGAAAAGAACTGGCTAAAAATAGAAGAAACTAAAAGACAACAGAACAAATTAAGCATTCTTAAAAGACATGAACTAGTGATACCTGCTGCAGCCTGAAACCCCGATGCCCACTGCCCAGTTTGTAAATCATATATATGAACCAAACCATCCTGGAATCAGAAATTGCAAAGATGATAACTAATCAGCTGTTGTTGAGCGCTATTGCACCTAAAGCCTGATTTGGTCTAAGCTCTTTTCTCCACCAAAGAATAACATAGAATCAAATTTGATACCTGACCACCAGTCCCTAGATGTCGGCCAGAAGGATCAATATCAAACAATATCCGCTGGTTTGTATATTCAGATGATCTGTAGAACCTAATAACAAGGTgcacaaaataattaaaatgatgcaTCAAAGAGTGAAGGCACAACAGTATCATAACTCGTTTTGTCACGTATAATATGCATTAAGAGAAAATTTAAGTACTTATACAACAAAGAGAACTAGACTACAAGACAAAATTACACAAAGGAGAATGCAAGCCCATTTTACTCATTCGATCAATATTGAGAAATTGTGTGCAAAATATAACCCTATAAATATGGCAAGGACAAAGCATATTGTCAATTTAATGTTACTAAACCATTATCTATCAAAGTACAACATTGTTATGTGTCAGATTTTACATAATCGAAGCATAACAGAGCACTTATCATGCAATTAGATATTGCTGGTTATTGTTCTCACAACTTCTATAACTACTGGCATTGCTTCAGTTTGCCACAGAGTTCCTCCTTAGGTGAAAGGTTGAAGCATGTAATTAAAGCATTTAAATGTTTGACCAGCTGCCccataagaattttttttccttcccagGGGGCCAGGTTGGGAGTCTCATTTGCAttttaagaagagaaaaaaagagaagctATGATTACTTCAAATCCCAATTGTAAAATGTAACCAAGAGGCACATTATTTGTCCAGCTTCTAATGGAATTACACAAATGGATTTCATCCCTCTGATtccttttttcttaattttttgcaattttttctGAAGTTGAACCCGTTCAATAGGTGCAtcgctttctctctctctctctctctctcttttttataaataattttactttgcTTAATCTTTTTGTCCTTTATGAAAGGATACCCCGAAAAGGTAAAATACTTACTTGTACACAACTTCAACAGCTTTTCGCACATCCCAGCATAGTATGTAAGGATccttcaaaaaatttcaaattttaaaactgcATGTATTGAACAAATTACAAGTACAAGTGATCCTAGGCCATAATTT harbors:
- the LOC123193229 gene encoding F-box protein SKIP27-like, with the translated sequence MALGRKCSSLKKKRGAALILKPGEEGLGLGLVKSTRGLGTKRVLITSVAESLSSPESEIKTPLKRQCSQRMIDLELNERSSLEALPQDILIRIVCGVNHEDLKQLFHVSKAIREATLIAKQSHFAYSTPTKTKVFRSSIDFEEPVAMEDDIEAPNAPKQQKVCRSLFSRRKLADVSVALFASPKKGLFMEEA